CTTGTCCTGAATCCATATCTGTTAAAGGTAAAGTGGATTATTTTGAAGTGCATAGAGTAAATTATCATTTATTCATTCTGAAACCTagtccgtttaaaaaaaaaatgatttgtcCAAATTAATAAACTCAGTTTTAATAAGCAGACTGTGTTTGGTTTGGGGATTATTTTTCCCAATTAACTATAATTTCCAAAATCTCTGCATATAAAGCTTTATTAGAACTTTATCACCTTTACTGTTTGGTTAAAATATTGTGAGCAATATTAAATATTCCAGGCAGTACTTCCAAGATTTATATTTCATAATTTTAGTGAGTTGAAGATTGACACAAAGAAGTAACTCTTCACTTCACTAATTATTTACTTTTTCCTCATTTGAGACCATTCATTACTGTCTTGAACTGTACAAATAATTTTAATTGTAGGAATATTCATAAAATATAGAAATTGCTTTGCATATTCCCAGCTCAATTTTATGTATTTCTGTTTAGAGCTAGTGTCTACAAGTATGTTTTAAGTAATGCTCAGCTTAGTGTTGTAGCATGTTTTTACTAATATGCTGTAATTTAATGGAAAGGTTGAGTTTCACACCCACAATTTTACATATGGTGCAATAAGATAATAGCTGGTATCAGTAATAAAGTAACGTGAAGCTatcggattatcgtaaaaacccaactggttcactaatggccttttCGGGAAGAAAACTTTCTGTCCTTTATGTAACTcttgtcccacaccaacatggtagaCTCAGCtctcctctgaagtggcctagcgagccactcagttatattggggaaactaggaatgggcaataaatgctggccttgctaccgacacccacatcctgagaattaagtttttaaaaaaaaaaatgtttccagcATCTTGGCTAATACATACACCTGCCAGCAGATAAATCTACAGTTCTAAAGACCAGGGTTGACTACTCTTAGACAGGAATGCTATTGGAGGTTTTAATAATAaaaacaaacttttttttaaagtggtaaaTGCTTTCTATATATACTTTTTAAAAAGGTGTTTTAAAATAATGTTCATTCTTCCACAGTTTTATAATAAGAGGAAGACCTATTTTGCTCATGATCCAAAAGAACAGTGCACTGTGGGTGATATCGTGCTTCTGAAGGCTTTGTCTGAGCGAAGGACCAAGCATGTTAAACATGAACTGGCAGAAATTATATTCAAAGTTGGAAATATCATTGATCCTGTAACAGGGAAACGCTGTAGTGGAAGCAGAATACTTGATCCCCTTACAGACTCCGATTCAGATGTGGGATCCCTGAATGACCATCTGAAGAATTTAGAGATCAATGCTGAGCAGAGTAACTCAGAACATAAAACCTCTGCAAATTGaattataaataaataaatatttgtAAATTTGATTATATTTACCATAATGAATATTCATGCTGCAAATGTTATTCTTAATTAAATTAGACAATACAGATTTTTTTAAGGGATAGATATGTGTAATAATTCTCccatcttgcattcatcctttcccATACTTGGGAGAACTTGGATTTTCTGAAACCTTAGTAAAATAAATGCAAATGATTGTTGTATATAATCTTCCAACATCTGAGCTCTTAATTTCTTTTTAtattttcacattcaatccacgtgATATGATAGATAAGTGATCAGGCTGCCTTTTTAATGAAGTATTGGAGGGTTTCCGATGAAATTGCTCATGATCAGTCACAAGGTGCACTCTTATAGCAATAAGGTTGATATGCCATGTAATGTGCCAGCACAAAACATAACATAAGACTCTCAAGGAACTCCATTCCTTTTATAACATTTAATAATGAACTAGTGGATGTACAATTATACTGCTCACTAAGTTGGAGTGGATGGGAGCTGGAAGTTACAAAGAGCCATAGACagattaagtaagtgggcaaaattaTGACTGATGGAGTTCaacatggggaaatgtgaggtcatccattttggaactGAGAAAGACAAATTAAAATATTCTCTTAATgatgagagactaggagctgtggaggagcaaaaagatttaggtgtccatgtacacaaatcacaaaaccaacgtaaaaagctaatggaatgttggcctttacctcaAGGGGGTTGGAATCAACGTTCCCTCTAATTTTGCTTGGCGCATTGGCTGCGAGGGAGCATTCACAATACCCCGCATCCACGGATTTTGTATTGAAATGCTGGCTGCACGGGTTTCTTGGAGCATTTACTGGAAACACTGGTTGGAATGTAAAAGTGAGGAAgtgttgcttcagttgtatagagccttgatcagaccctacctggagtactgcatttagTTTTGGGTGTCAAAACTCAGGAAAGATATACTTACCTTGGAAAGAGTacaacgcagattcaccagaatcacaccagggcttaaagggttaaattatgaggccaggttgcACAGATtcagcttgtattccctcgaggggATATGGGGTGATATAATTGAGGAATTTCAGATGATTAAAATATTTGATGGGGTAGATAAAAACTATTTCgtctggtggggaagtccagaacaagaggtcaTAACCTTAGAATTAGAACTGGGCAGTTCATGGGTGATGTCAGGATGTTCACaaaaggggagtggaaatctgccccctaaaaagctgttgaggcttggtcaattgaaaatttcaaaaccgatttcataaaatattttaaaagcCCCATTGTTATAGACTTTAAATGCTTCTAGAAACTAGATAGGGCTGCAGTAGCAATAGCGGTAATGATAGCCAGAGTGTATGCACATGAgacaaattaaaagctctatatctgaacgcacaaagcatttgtaacaagatagatgagttgaaggcacaaatagaAATACATGGGTATgaattgatagccattacagaaatgtggttgcaaggtgaccaagactgggaactgaatattcaggggtatttgccattttgtaaggataggcagaaaggaaaaggaggtggggtagctctgttaataaaggatgagatcagtgcagaagTGAGAAATGTTATTGGTTCAGAAgattaagatgtagaatcagtttgggttgagataagaaataatacgggaaataagtcactggtgggagtggtctacaggtccCCAAACAGTAACCACAtgataggacagagtataaatcaagaaataatggaggcttgtaagaaaggtacggcaaaattcatccaggatcagatcagccatgatcttattgaatggcggagcaggcttaaggggccaaatggcctactcctgctcctattatgttttttATGTACAGTTTCAATTCATCTGAAATTTTATGTTATCTTCGATGAATCTGTAGCTTGGTCTAGGCAGTGGAATGTTTAAAATGGAAGCTATGGTTGCTGTGATTGTTGTGTTCCTTTGTCTTGCCAACAGCTAAGCTAATGCACCTTTGTCTGAGAACATTGTATAGTAACAACAAAATATCTCTTCTAATTGTATCGTTAAAAAGAAGCAACTGTTTTCTGGGTCTGAAGAGGTAAATACACGAACTAGCTAACACCTAAGTATAATCAGTTAAATCTTCTTTCCATTTTTTCCAACTCACCGTTTGCATCTACTTGAACTGTTACACTATTTTCTCTTATACAAACTTTGATCTAAACATTCTTCACACGTCGACTATTCAAACTTTTCAAATGATATTTACAATTGTTAAACATTCTCCTCATTCTGCTCCAACTTCTTTCTCATGATTTTATGCAAATACCTTCCCTTTAAGTACTTTTTCATACTGAAATAAAATAGTTGTAATTGACAGCCAAAAATGTCTAAAATGTAAAGCAAACATACATATATCTATGCCTTCTCAAGGATAAGATTTTAATTAAAGCTTGCACAGACAACCATAATTTTAGTTATGAATACCTATCTTCATGTTAAATCTGTCCAAATATGTCCATAAGTATCACCAAAGCATTGGTTATTTTTGATAGAGAAAGGTTCAAACTCAGTTTAAGTATCTTTTGTCCTATTCACCCTACAGTTTTGCGACAGTTCAGCTCAGACCTGAACTATTGCCTTTAAGTGCAAATGAGATGTGGTCGTTTGATGAAAGGGGAAGAAAATGCATTTTCACTTCATTAATTACAACAAAAATCTTTCAAATTATTTTTGACTCTTGAATGATATAGGATCTGTCAACATATATATGCGAGATTTGAGATTTATGAACAAAAAGAGGCAGAGAAattgtaaaaataaaaataaatatataGTGAAAATCTGAATTACAACCAGAACATTCTGGCAATACACAGCAGACCAGTCAGCATCTGAAGAAATATATATTTATTAAGGTTTTGAGTCGGTTTCCTCATTAGCCAGATTGTAAACTCTCTTacacatatggggcccaagttgcgagcctcgcctagaacggcgcagccccgacctggacgcccgtttttcgcgccacaaagtgcgcctaaaaaatactgacctattctccagctccctgcaactcctctggagctgggcacggcgcagcacgagctgtggggggcggagccaggtccctgcgctgaaaacagtacggggacctctgcacatacgcgcgaa
Above is a window of Pristiophorus japonicus isolate sPriJap1 chromosome 16, sPriJap1.hap1, whole genome shotgun sequence DNA encoding:
- the mrps17 gene encoding small ribosomal subunit protein uS17m; this encodes MSARTASVHAKWIIGKVIGTKMQKTAKVRITRLVLNPYLLKFYNKRKTYFAHDPKEQCTVGDIVLLKALSERRTKHVKHELAEIIFKVGNIIDPVTGKRCSGSRILDPLTDSDSDVGSLNDHLKNLEINAEQSNSEHKTSAN